One region of Streptomyces sp. NBC_00442 genomic DNA includes:
- a CDS encoding RNA polymerase sigma-70 factor translates to MKNEHSEGAGETAGRLPGDEGAGPATEAFVAHRNLLFTVAYEMLGSAADAEDVLQETWLRWSGVDLAAVRDRRAYLVRITTRQALSRLRTLGRRKESYVGTWLPEPLLTTPDVADDVELADSVSMAMLLVMETLTPTERAVFVLRDVFGLEYDEIAQAVDKSPAAVRQVAHRARAHVAARRPRGAVSAAETRDALDAFRRATDTGDLQGLLDILAPDVVLLGDGGGIKQAVLRPVVGADKVARLLAHGLGRIAAASLRPAQVNGWPALVLHQDGDVDTVLALRIDDGLVTGIYAVRNPEKLSHMDRQAPLLRH, encoded by the coding sequence CCGGGGAGACGGCCGGGCGGCTTCCCGGCGACGAGGGCGCGGGCCCCGCCACCGAGGCGTTCGTGGCCCACCGGAATCTGCTGTTCACCGTCGCCTACGAGATGCTCGGCTCGGCCGCCGATGCCGAGGACGTGCTGCAGGAGACGTGGCTGCGGTGGTCCGGTGTCGATCTCGCGGCGGTGCGGGACCGGCGTGCCTATCTGGTCCGGATCACCACGCGGCAGGCGCTGAGCCGGCTGCGGACCCTCGGTCGCCGCAAGGAGTCCTACGTCGGCACCTGGCTGCCCGAGCCCCTGCTCACCACTCCGGACGTGGCCGACGACGTCGAGCTCGCCGACAGTGTCTCGATGGCGATGCTGCTGGTGATGGAGACGCTCACGCCGACCGAGCGGGCGGTGTTCGTGCTGCGTGACGTGTTCGGCCTGGAGTACGACGAGATCGCCCAGGCCGTGGACAAGAGCCCGGCCGCGGTCCGCCAGGTCGCGCACCGGGCGCGGGCGCATGTCGCGGCGCGGCGGCCGCGCGGGGCCGTGTCCGCCGCCGAGACCAGGGACGCGCTCGACGCGTTCCGGCGGGCGACCGACACGGGTGATCTCCAGGGCCTCCTGGACATCCTGGCGCCCGATGTGGTTCTCCTCGGTGACGGTGGCGGGATCAAGCAGGCGGTGCTGCGTCCGGTCGTCGGCGCGGACAAGGTGGCCCGTCTGCTGGCCCACGGGCTCGGCAGGATCGCGGCAGCGTCGCTGCGGCCTGCACAGGTCAACGGCTGGCCTGCGCTGGTCCTCCACCAGGACGGCGACGTCGACACCGTTCTGGCCCTGCGCATCGACGACGGCCTCGTCACTGGGATCTATGCCGTACGCAACCCGGAGAAGCTGTCCCACATGGACCGTCAGGCCCCCCTTCTGCGTCACTGA
- a CDS encoding alpha/beta fold hydrolase, which translates to MSAVIRQPGVVLTDHRFQVPLNHEAPHGEQIEVYAREVVAAGRDTSQLPWLLYLQGGPGGRAGRPLGRDGWLDRALEDYRVLLLDQRGTGRSTPANRQTLPLRGGAAQQADYLSHFRADSIVRDAELIRRRLLGDQGRWTLLGQSFGGFCTLTYLSLAPEGLREALVTGGLAGLRSSATDVYRAAYPRVARKNAAHYARYPQDVEAVRRVAEHLLAAPAELPDGATLTVQAFQSLGLMLGTGNGSDVLHYLLEDAWVHGGAGPELSDAFLAGVQAKLSFAEGPLYAVLHESIYGQRSVDPGPTGWAAERVRHEFPEFDAAQALSDGAPVRFTGEMIYPWMFDTDPALRPLRETADLLARRTDWPDLYAPDVLAANRVPVFAAVYHDDMYVDTADSLATADAVGGLRAWVTNEWEHDGLRVSGGRVLDRLIGMAAGRV; encoded by the coding sequence ATGTCCGCCGTGATCCGACAGCCGGGTGTCGTCCTGACCGACCACCGCTTCCAGGTGCCGCTGAACCACGAAGCGCCGCACGGCGAGCAGATCGAGGTGTACGCCCGCGAGGTGGTCGCGGCCGGCAGGGACACCTCCCAACTCCCTTGGCTGCTCTACCTCCAGGGCGGCCCCGGCGGACGGGCGGGCAGGCCGCTCGGCCGTGACGGCTGGCTCGACCGGGCGCTGGAGGACTACCGGGTCCTGCTGCTCGACCAGCGCGGCACCGGACGCTCCACCCCGGCGAACCGCCAGACCCTGCCCCTGCGCGGGGGCGCGGCCCAGCAGGCCGACTACCTCTCCCACTTCCGCGCCGACTCGATCGTCCGTGACGCCGAGCTGATCCGGCGCCGGCTGCTCGGCGATCAGGGCCGGTGGACCCTGCTCGGGCAGAGCTTCGGCGGCTTCTGCACGCTCACCTATCTGTCGCTCGCCCCCGAAGGACTGCGCGAGGCGCTGGTCACCGGCGGCCTCGCGGGCCTGCGCAGCAGCGCCACGGACGTGTACCGGGCGGCCTATCCGCGGGTCGCCCGCAAGAACGCCGCGCACTACGCGCGCTACCCGCAGGACGTCGAGGCCGTCCGCCGGGTGGCCGAGCACCTGCTCGCCGCGCCCGCCGAACTGCCCGACGGCGCGACCCTGACCGTTCAGGCCTTCCAGTCGCTCGGCCTGATGCTCGGCACCGGCAACGGCTCCGACGTGCTGCACTACCTGCTCGAAGACGCCTGGGTGCACGGCGGCGCCGGCCCCGAGCTCTCCGACGCCTTCCTGGCCGGCGTCCAGGCGAAGCTCTCCTTCGCCGAGGGCCCGCTCTACGCCGTGCTGCACGAATCCATCTACGGGCAGCGGTCGGTGGACCCGGGGCCGACGGGCTGGGCCGCCGAGCGGGTACGTCACGAGTTCCCCGAGTTCGACGCGGCCCAGGCCCTGTCCGACGGCGCGCCCGTGCGGTTCACCGGCGAGATGATCTACCCCTGGATGTTCGACACCGACCCGGCGCTGCGCCCCTTGCGAGAGACGGCCGACCTCCTGGCCCGGCGCACGGACTGGCCCGACCTGTACGCCCCCGACGTCCTGGCCGCCAACCGGGTCCCGGTGTTCGCCGCCGTCTACCACGACGACATGTACGTCGACACCGCCGATTCGCTGGCCACCGCCGACGCCGTGGGCGGGCTGCGGGCCTGGGTGACCAACGAATGGGAGCACGACGGACTGCGGGTCAGCGGCGGGCGCGTACTCGACCGCCTGATCGGCATGGCCGCCGGGCGGGTGTAG
- the thpR gene encoding RNA 2',3'-cyclic phosphodiesterase, whose product MTEENQPPTVRVFIALAPPDEAKDELARALAPAYEAYPRLRWNRIEDWHITLAFLGELPATTAPQLVDPLAALARTRRALRLSLRGGGHFDERVLWSGIEGEVDELHRLTADVRGVVGQCGVVFEDRVFRPHLTLARARRDDVSSVREAAEGLAGFVGRPWLTARLHLVASNVGRGPGPIRYRDIAAWDFDGGR is encoded by the coding sequence GTGACCGAAGAGAATCAGCCGCCGACCGTCCGCGTCTTCATAGCGCTCGCCCCGCCCGACGAGGCGAAGGACGAGCTCGCGCGGGCGCTGGCACCGGCCTACGAGGCCTACCCGCGGCTGCGCTGGAACCGCATCGAGGACTGGCACATCACCCTGGCCTTCCTCGGGGAGCTCCCGGCCACGACCGCCCCGCAGCTGGTTGACCCGCTCGCCGCTCTCGCCCGGACGCGTCGAGCGCTGCGGCTGTCCCTGCGGGGCGGCGGGCACTTCGACGAGCGGGTGCTGTGGAGCGGGATCGAGGGCGAGGTCGACGAGCTGCACCGGCTCACCGCCGACGTGCGCGGGGTGGTCGGGCAGTGCGGGGTCGTCTTCGAGGACCGCGTCTTCCGGCCCCATCTGACCCTTGCTCGGGCGCGCCGCGACGACGTGTCCAGCGTGCGGGAAGCCGCCGAGGGCCTCGCCGGGTTCGTCGGTCGGCCGTGGCTCACCGCACGCCTGCACCTGGTCGCCAGCAACGTGGGCCGGGGCCCGGGGCCGATCCGCTACCGGGACATCGCGGCGTGGGACTTCGACGGCGGACGCTGA
- the xylA gene encoding xylose isomerase, whose product MTHRFTPTPDDKFTFGLWTVGWQGRDPFGDATRPALDPVETVRRLAGLGAYGVTFHDDDLIPFGASDTERASHVKRFRRALDATGMTVPMATTNLFTHPVFKDGAFTANDRDIRRYALRKTLRNIDLAVELGAHTYVAWGGREGAESGAAKDVRVALDRMKEAFDLLGQYVTEQGYDLRFAVEPKPNEPRGDMLLPTIGHALAFIERLERPELVGVNPETGHEQMAGLNFTHGIAQALWAGKLFHIDLNGQSGIKFDQDLRFGSGNLRDAFWLVDLLESSDYTGPRHFDFKPPRTEDIEGVWASAAGNMRNYLILKERSAAFRADPEVREALRAARLDDLARPTADDGLAGLLADRTAFEEFDVEAAGERGMAFEHLDQLAMDHLLGAR is encoded by the coding sequence ATGACGCACCGCTTCACCCCGACCCCCGACGACAAGTTCACCTTCGGGCTCTGGACCGTGGGCTGGCAGGGGCGCGACCCGTTCGGCGACGCCACCCGGCCCGCCCTCGACCCGGTCGAGACCGTGCGCCGCCTGGCCGGACTTGGCGCGTACGGCGTGACCTTCCACGACGACGACCTGATCCCGTTCGGCGCCTCCGACACCGAGCGCGCGTCGCACGTCAAGCGCTTCCGGCGGGCACTCGACGCCACCGGCATGACCGTGCCGATGGCCACCACCAACCTCTTCACCCACCCGGTGTTCAAGGACGGGGCGTTCACCGCCAACGACCGCGACATCCGCAGGTACGCGCTGCGCAAGACCCTGCGCAACATCGACCTGGCCGTGGAACTGGGCGCCCACACCTATGTCGCCTGGGGCGGCCGCGAAGGCGCCGAATCCGGTGCCGCCAAGGACGTTCGCGTCGCCCTCGACCGGATGAAGGAGGCGTTCGACCTGCTGGGCCAGTACGTCACCGAGCAAGGCTACGACCTGCGCTTCGCCGTCGAGCCCAAGCCCAACGAGCCGCGCGGCGACATGCTGCTGCCCACCATCGGCCACGCCCTCGCCTTCATCGAACGCCTGGAACGCCCCGAGCTCGTCGGCGTCAATCCCGAGACCGGGCACGAGCAGATGGCCGGCCTCAACTTCACCCATGGAATCGCCCAGGCCCTGTGGGCGGGCAAGCTCTTCCACATCGACCTCAACGGGCAGTCCGGGATCAAGTTCGACCAGGACCTGCGCTTCGGATCGGGCAACCTGCGCGACGCCTTCTGGCTGGTGGACCTCCTGGAATCCTCCGACTACACGGGCCCCCGGCACTTCGACTTCAAGCCGCCGCGCACCGAGGACATCGAAGGGGTGTGGGCATCGGCGGCCGGAAACATGCGCAACTACCTGATCCTGAAGGAGCGTTCGGCCGCATTTCGCGCCGACCCCGAGGTGCGCGAGGCGCTGCGCGCCGCTCGCCTGGACGACCTCGCCCGGCCCACCGCCGACGACGGCCTCGCGGGGCTGCTCGCCGACCGCACCGCCTTCGAGGAGTTCGACGTCGAGGCGGCGGGGGAGCGCGGCATGGCCTTCGAGCACCTCGACCAGCTCGCCATGGACCATCTGCTCGGCGCACGCTGA
- the xylB gene encoding xylulokinase codes for MSHDPVVIGVDSSTQSTKALFADAATGRTLAVGRAPHRVTGSGGARESDPDQWWQALREAVARGLKESGAPASSVRGIAIAGQQHGLVVLDRGGRPLRPALLWNDTRSAPQAAALAGRLGGPRGWTDRTGSVPVAAVTAAKWEWLREHEPATAERCAAVRLPHDFLTERLTGVATTDPGDASGTGWYSTATGTYDHEILQLLGLERQLLPDLAATGGTRVGGLTAAAAEALGLPPGVAVAAGTGDNMSAAVGLGLGGAGLLDHPALSLGTSGTVFAATRHRPADPALSGFAATDGAYLPLACTLNCTLAVDRIAALLGLGRDDAAPGGEAVLLPYLDGERTPDLPAASGLLTGLRHATTPHQLLGAAYEGAVVTVLRALDEVLRACGLDPAAPEVATRPLRLIGGGAGGRTWVETVRRLSGRPLIVPSSTELVAVGAAALAASAVSGADPVLIARSWKAGTVRELPPSERDLATWDRVVSVLDSATTTLLGSP; via the coding sequence ATGTCGCACGACCCGGTCGTCATCGGCGTGGACAGTTCCACCCAGTCCACCAAAGCCCTGTTCGCCGACGCCGCCACCGGCAGGACGCTCGCCGTCGGACGCGCCCCACACCGCGTCACCGGCTCCGGGGGCGCCCGGGAGAGCGATCCCGATCAGTGGTGGCAGGCGCTGCGCGAGGCCGTCGCCAGGGGGCTCAAGGAGTCGGGCGCCCCGGCATCCTCCGTACGCGGCATCGCGATCGCCGGACAGCAGCACGGGCTCGTGGTCCTGGACCGGGGCGGCCGGCCCCTTCGCCCGGCGCTGCTCTGGAACGACACCCGCTCCGCCCCGCAGGCCGCGGCCCTCGCCGGACGGCTGGGCGGCCCGCGCGGCTGGACCGACCGCACCGGTTCCGTGCCCGTCGCCGCGGTGACCGCCGCCAAATGGGAGTGGCTGCGCGAGCACGAGCCGGCCACGGCCGAGCGCTGCGCGGCCGTCCGGCTGCCGCACGACTTCCTCACCGAGCGGCTCACCGGTGTCGCCACGACCGACCCCGGCGACGCCTCGGGCACCGGCTGGTACTCCACCGCCACCGGCACGTACGACCACGAGATCCTTCAACTCCTCGGCCTGGAGAGGCAGTTGCTTCCCGACCTGGCCGCGACGGGCGGCACCCGCGTCGGAGGTCTCACCGCGGCCGCCGCAGAGGCCCTCGGGCTCCCGCCCGGCGTCGCGGTGGCCGCGGGCACCGGTGACAACATGAGCGCCGCCGTGGGTCTCGGGCTAGGCGGCGCCGGCCTTCTGGACCACCCCGCCCTCAGCCTCGGCACCTCGGGCACGGTCTTCGCCGCGACCCGCCACCGCCCCGCCGACCCCGCGCTGAGCGGTTTCGCCGCCACCGACGGCGCCTACCTCCCGCTGGCCTGCACCCTGAACTGCACACTCGCCGTCGACCGGATCGCAGCGCTGCTCGGCCTCGGGCGCGACGACGCGGCACCCGGCGGCGAGGCGGTCCTGCTGCCCTACCTCGACGGCGAGCGCACTCCCGACCTTCCGGCCGCCTCGGGACTCCTCACCGGTCTGCGCCACGCCACCACACCGCACCAACTCCTCGGCGCCGCCTACGAGGGCGCCGTCGTCACCGTCCTGCGCGCGCTGGACGAAGTGCTGCGCGCCTGCGGCCTCGACCCCGCCGCGCCCGAGGTCGCGACCCGGCCGCTGCGCCTGATCGGAGGCGGAGCCGGGGGGCGCACATGGGTCGAGACGGTACGCCGTCTGTCCGGGCGGCCCCTGATCGTTCCATCGAGCACGGAACTGGTGGCGGTCGGTGCGGCCGCGCTCGCCGCCTCCGCCGTGTCCGGCGCCGACCCCGTCCTGATCGCCCGCTCATGGAAGGCCGGCACCGTCCGCGAACTGCCGCCATCGGAAAGGGACTTGGCCACCTGGGACCGCGTCGTTTCGGTGCTCGACAGCGCCACGACGACGTTGCTCGGCAGCCCGTAG
- a CDS encoding STAS domain-containing protein, with protein MGADELAFWLRARTVGGTIIIELHGELDMLAHGELGPRIHALVCRGGADVILDLRAVTFLDAGGIRLLLAVRDHVARCGGVLRLIRGTPRISHVLRIVRLDGSFTMLDALPRAFAGEAGADTGAPCATGTGADITGTGTSTSTGVNTGSDAGIRPSA; from the coding sequence GTGGGCGCAGACGAACTCGCCTTCTGGCTGCGGGCGCGCACCGTGGGCGGCACCATCATCATCGAACTGCACGGCGAGCTGGACATGCTGGCCCACGGCGAACTCGGGCCGCGCATCCACGCCCTGGTGTGCCGGGGCGGCGCCGACGTGATTCTTGACCTGCGGGCGGTGACCTTCCTCGACGCCGGCGGCATCCGACTGCTTCTGGCGGTGCGCGACCACGTGGCCCGGTGCGGCGGTGTGCTGCGGCTGATACGCGGCACTCCCCGCATCTCCCACGTGCTGCGGATCGTCCGCCTCGACGGCTCCTTCACCATGCTGGACGCGCTCCCCCGCGCGTTCGCCGGGGAAGCCGGCGCAGACACCGGCGCCCCTTGCGCCACCGGGACCGGTGCCGACATCACCGGCACCGGCACCAGCACCAGCACCGGCGTCAACACGGGCTCCGATGCCGGAATCAGACCGTCCGCCTGA
- a CDS encoding M20 family metallopeptidase, with product MTMRTAVPVSVDAMIEDLRTLVEVESPSRDLDALAASAGAVATVIENRLGGRAVLVESEAGPHVHWSGGGDPAVLILGHHDTVFPLGTLGRRPFGVADGRVTGPGVFDMLGGLVQAVHGVAALDDRSGVEILVTADEEVGSRASRALIEERALACGAVLVCEGAADGGGVKTGRKGCGTFQVFVEGRASHAGLEPEAGVNALVEAAHQVLEIAALGRPGIGTTVTPTVASAGTLDNVVPAAATVTVDVRVESAEEKERIEAAFAALTPHLDGAKLRVEGAVGRPPMPESASAGLFAVAQRLVPGLEGKAVGGGSDGNFTAALGVPTLDGLGAVGGGAHADHEYVVVDTMAERANLVAGLVQALRNPARDA from the coding sequence ATGACGATGCGCACGGCGGTCCCGGTGAGTGTGGACGCGATGATCGAGGATCTCAGGACTCTTGTCGAGGTCGAGTCGCCGTCGCGCGACCTCGACGCCCTGGCGGCATCGGCCGGAGCCGTGGCCACGGTCATCGAGAACCGTCTCGGCGGCCGTGCCGTGCTCGTGGAGAGCGAGGCGGGACCGCACGTCCACTGGTCCGGCGGGGGCGATCCCGCGGTGCTGATCCTCGGCCACCACGACACCGTCTTTCCGCTGGGCACCCTTGGGCGCCGCCCGTTCGGGGTCGCGGACGGACGGGTGACGGGACCGGGTGTCTTCGACATGCTGGGCGGTCTGGTGCAGGCGGTCCACGGGGTGGCGGCCCTCGACGACCGCTCGGGCGTCGAGATCCTGGTGACCGCCGACGAGGAGGTCGGCTCCCGCGCCTCGCGCGCGCTCATCGAGGAGCGCGCCCTCGCGTGCGGCGCCGTCCTGGTGTGCGAGGGCGCGGCCGACGGGGGAGGCGTCAAGACCGGCCGCAAGGGCTGCGGCACGTTCCAGGTCTTCGTCGAGGGACGGGCCTCGCACGCCGGTCTCGAACCCGAGGCCGGGGTGAACGCCCTGGTCGAGGCGGCTCACCAGGTCCTGGAGATCGCCGCGCTCGGCCGGCCCGGCATCGGCACGACCGTCACCCCGACCGTGGCGTCCGCGGGGACCCTGGACAACGTCGTACCCGCCGCGGCCACCGTCACGGTGGACGTACGGGTCGAGTCGGCCGAGGAGAAGGAGCGGATCGAGGCCGCCTTCGCCGCGCTGACCCCGCACCTCGACGGGGCGAAGCTCAGGGTCGAGGGCGCCGTGGGGCGGCCCCCGATGCCCGAGTCCGCCTCGGCCGGGCTCTTCGCGGTGGCCCAGCGACTGGTGCCCGGCCTCGAAGGGAAGGCGGTCGGGGGCGGAAGCGACGGCAACTTCACGGCGGCCCTGGGGGTGCCCACCCTCGACGGGCTCGGGGCGGTGGGGGGCGGCGCCCATGCCGACCACGAATACGTGGTGGTGGACACCATGGCCGAACGGGCCAACCTGGTGGCTGGACTCGTCCAGGCCCTGCGGAACCCGGCACGGGACGCGTAG
- a CDS encoding AI-2E family transporter yields the protein MAAARPEGDGPEPVERSTVGPAGARSAGRRVVVGGRSWIAVGFGLGLGATLAWLTVQTVLEVGSLLTLLLLAVFSALALEPVVAWLTRHRLPRVWAVLVVLVVLLGVFAGFLALVVPPVSDEVSALAKAVPGWLRDVHDHNSTLGRFEDRYHVLDKVKQQFSSGGAAGLAGGLLGAGRVVVGAVTSAVVVIVVTVYVMAFLPSLKRFCLRFVAASKRPHAKEVTDEILNRVGRYMLGNVVTSVIAGLASFLWCVALGVPYPAALGVFIALMDLIPIVGSTIGGFVVSLVALSVSLPVALATAGFYVAFRVAEDYLIVPRVMRFAVDVHPLVTVVGVLLGGALLGIVGALVAIPVAVAIGLILDEHVFSRTDAS from the coding sequence ATGGCAGCGGCCCGGCCTGAGGGCGACGGCCCCGAGCCCGTCGAGCGGTCCACGGTGGGCCCGGCGGGCGCCCGGAGCGCCGGCAGAAGGGTCGTGGTCGGCGGCAGATCGTGGATCGCCGTCGGATTCGGCCTCGGCCTCGGAGCCACACTGGCGTGGCTGACCGTCCAGACCGTCCTGGAGGTCGGCAGTCTCCTGACCCTGCTGCTGCTCGCCGTGTTCAGCGCGCTCGCACTCGAACCCGTCGTCGCCTGGCTCACCCGCCACCGGCTGCCCCGCGTCTGGGCCGTACTCGTGGTGCTCGTCGTGCTCCTCGGCGTCTTCGCGGGGTTCCTCGCGCTGGTCGTGCCGCCGGTGAGCGACGAGGTGAGTGCCTTGGCCAAGGCGGTGCCCGGCTGGCTGCGGGACGTGCACGACCACAATTCGACGCTGGGCAGGTTCGAGGACCGCTACCACGTCCTGGACAAGGTCAAGCAGCAGTTCTCGTCGGGCGGCGCGGCCGGGCTGGCGGGCGGTCTGCTGGGCGCCGGCCGGGTCGTGGTGGGGGCGGTGACCTCTGCGGTCGTCGTCATCGTGGTGACCGTGTACGTGATGGCGTTCCTGCCGTCCCTCAAGCGGTTCTGTCTGCGCTTCGTCGCGGCCAGCAAGCGCCCGCACGCCAAGGAGGTGACCGACGAGATCCTGAACCGGGTGGGCCGCTACATGCTCGGCAACGTCGTCACCTCGGTGATCGCGGGCCTCGCCTCGTTCCTGTGGTGCGTGGCCCTCGGCGTGCCCTATCCCGCGGCGCTCGGCGTCTTCATCGCTCTGATGGACCTCATCCCCATCGTGGGCAGCACCATCGGCGGCTTCGTCGTCAGCCTGGTGGCGCTGTCGGTCTCCCTGCCCGTGGCCCTCGCGACAGCCGGGTTCTACGTCGCGTTCCGGGTCGCCGAGGACTATCTGATCGTGCCCCGCGTGATGCGGTTCGCCGTCGACGTGCACCCGCTGGTCACGGTCGTGGGCGTGCTCCTCGGGGGCGCGCTGCTCGGCATCGTCGGAGCCCTGGTCGCGATCCCGGTCGCCGTCGCGATCGGGCTGATCCTGGACGAGCACGTCTTCTCCCGTACGGACGCGTCCTGA
- a CDS encoding DUF6381 family protein — translation MSVADEFGARARQLSQKAEELERTAERATDPEERRRLKEKARHLQEQSRMASEGRGIDPM, via the coding sequence ATGAGCGTCGCAGACGAGTTCGGTGCGCGTGCCCGGCAGTTGAGCCAGAAGGCCGAGGAGCTGGAGCGGACCGCGGAGCGTGCCACCGACCCGGAGGAGCGCCGTCGGCTGAAGGAGAAGGCGCGTCACCTGCAGGAGCAGAGCCGGATGGCGTCCGAGGGCAGGGGCATCGACCCCATGTGA
- a CDS encoding class II glutamine amidotransferase translates to MCRLFGLSSAPRRSRATFWLLDAPDSLSAQSHRDPDGTGLGYFDADGAPQVRKAPDAAYADRDFARQARRISSATFLAHIRLASTGGLNAANTHPFQQDGRLFAHNGVIEDLPALEAHLGEDMGLVRGDTDSERVFALITREVRDAGGDIGRGIERATRWIAAQLPVYSLNFVLITADELWALRYPATHELYVLEREAGGPHGARHLDHSGTAGRMRVHSGDLADAPACVVASEPMDDHPDWRLMEPGMLLRVTPDGRAEQRLAVPDPPARPLDLNDLSDRAAHSQTAGG, encoded by the coding sequence ATGTGCCGTCTGTTCGGACTGAGCAGTGCCCCGCGCCGCAGCCGGGCGACTTTCTGGCTCCTGGACGCCCCCGACAGCCTCAGCGCGCAGAGCCACCGCGACCCGGACGGGACGGGACTCGGATACTTCGACGCCGATGGAGCGCCCCAGGTCCGCAAGGCGCCCGACGCGGCGTACGCGGACCGTGACTTCGCCCGCCAAGCGCGCCGGATCAGCTCGGCCACCTTCCTCGCCCACATCCGGCTGGCCTCCACCGGCGGCCTCAACGCCGCCAACACCCACCCCTTCCAGCAGGACGGCCGGCTGTTCGCCCACAACGGGGTGATCGAGGACCTCCCCGCCCTGGAGGCCCACCTCGGAGAGGACATGGGCCTGGTGCGCGGCGACACGGACTCCGAACGGGTCTTCGCCCTGATCACCCGTGAGGTCCGTGACGCGGGCGGCGACATCGGCCGGGGCATCGAGCGCGCCACCCGTTGGATCGCCGCCCAACTGCCGGTCTACTCCCTCAACTTCGTCCTGATCACCGCGGACGAACTCTGGGCGCTGCGCTACCCCGCCACGCACGAGCTGTACGTACTGGAACGTGAGGCGGGCGGCCCGCACGGGGCCCGGCACCTCGACCACAGCGGCACCGCGGGCCGGATGCGTGTGCATTCCGGGGACCTGGCCGACGCCCCGGCGTGTGTCGTCGCCAGCGAGCCCATGGACGATCACCCCGACTGGCGTCTGATGGAGCCCGGCATGCTGCTCCGCGTCACGCCCGACGGCCGGGCCGAGCAGCGACTGGCGGTGCCGGACCCGCCGGCGAGGCCGCTCGACCTGAACGACCTGTCCGACCGGGCCGCCCACTCGCAGACGGCCGGAGGCTGA
- a CDS encoding VOC family protein, translated as MARDLGAALDFYGAVFGWSFRSGALGEEFRIASSGGVPVAGIGALAPALRVAVAWTPYFAVEDADVTVARIKERGGTVGVGPVALHTGRGVLAADRDGAVFGLWQGPLVSQWEVWRDTSPAWTRLRTRDAFDAAIFYGEVLDWACERPGCCEVRYEHDEVVLRHGGHVVARLTSGAVEAAPDPGLRPHWHTHFTVKDPEAVAGTARANGATVLAEGTSPAGPWVRVSDPDGATFTLSTPA; from the coding sequence ATGGCTCGGGATCTGGGTGCGGCGCTGGATTTCTATGGTGCGGTGTTCGGGTGGTCGTTCCGGTCGGGGGCGTTGGGTGAGGAGTTTCGTATCGCGTCGTCGGGTGGGGTGCCGGTGGCGGGGATCGGGGCGTTGGCTCCGGCGCTTCGGGTGGCGGTGGCGTGGACGCCGTATTTCGCGGTGGAGGACGCGGATGTGACGGTGGCGCGGATCAAGGAGCGGGGTGGCACGGTGGGGGTGGGTCCGGTGGCTCTGCATACGGGGCGGGGTGTGTTGGCGGCGGACCGGGACGGGGCGGTGTTCGGGTTGTGGCAGGGTCCGTTGGTGTCGCAGTGGGAGGTGTGGCGGGATACGTCGCCGGCGTGGACGCGGTTGCGGACGCGGGATGCGTTCGATGCGGCGATCTTCTACGGGGAGGTGCTGGACTGGGCGTGTGAGCGGCCGGGCTGCTGTGAGGTGCGGTACGAGCACGACGAGGTGGTGTTGCGGCACGGCGGGCATGTGGTGGCGCGGCTGACGTCGGGTGCCGTGGAGGCGGCTCCCGATCCGGGTCTGCGTCCGCACTGGCACACGCATTTCACGGTGAAGGATCCCGAGGCGGTGGCCGGTACCGCCCGTGCCAACGGTGCGACGGTGCTTGCCGAGGGCACTTCACCCGCGGGGCCCTGGGTCCGTGTCAGCGACCCCGACGGAGCCACCTTCACCCTCAGCACCCCCGCCTGA
- a CDS encoding ATP-binding protein has protein sequence MVANDSPRQYTLSLLATPDRIPQVRRIVAAHLRHWRLENIIQPVSLGVCELLTNVHRHTEGDRPCVLELRWARGQFAASVADGDPRLPRLQGPRPFAERGRGLALIAHLSDSWGTQPTSDGKVVWFTLTAQPQALRPLRALPPTPTLSTTVSVSDLPRLDTLVHERPARPDQWCLSDA, from the coding sequence GTGGTAGCCAACGACAGTCCCCGCCAGTACACCCTGAGCCTGCTCGCGACGCCGGACCGCATACCTCAGGTCCGCCGCATCGTCGCCGCTCATCTGCGCCACTGGCGGTTGGAGAACATCATCCAGCCCGTCAGCCTCGGCGTGTGCGAACTTCTCACGAACGTCCACCGCCATACCGAGGGCGATCGGCCCTGTGTGCTCGAACTGCGGTGGGCGCGCGGGCAGTTCGCCGCGTCCGTCGCGGACGGCGACCCGCGCCTGCCCCGCCTCCAGGGGCCCCGGCCCTTCGCCGAGCGCGGTCGCGGACTCGCCCTCATCGCCCACCTCAGCGACAGCTGGGGCACTCAGCCCACGTCGGACGGCAAGGTCGTCTGGTTCACGCTCACCGCCCAGCCACAGGCGCTCCGCCCGCTGCGCGCGCTGCCCCCGACGCCGACGCTGAGCACCACCGTGAGCGTGTCCGACCTGCCGCGCCTCGACACCCTCGTCCACGAGCGCCCGGCGCGCCCCGACCAGTGGTGCCTCAGCGACGCCTGA